Proteins from a single region of Candidatus Parcubacteria bacterium:
- a CDS encoding phosphatidylserine/phosphatidylglycerophosphate/cardiolipin synthase family protein (Derived by automated computational analysis using gene prediction method: Protein Homology.) — MSYRFYTKSSSVWSGMYQAISQARESVFLEMYIFLEDTSETHDFVGLLVTKAEAGVSVALVLDAFGSYSLSKEAIKRLKTAGVDLHFFSHLLYRSHRKILVIDKKLAFIGGANIKKNTQQWNDLTMRVSGAVVKPIIKSFAYTYKISGGKNLQILAYSEQALSRKIKAWVVDNWPRSRKAYYLDSYYREKIVNAQKSVKMTSPYLAPPRWLMALIDGALRRGVRVEILMPKNTDHRSLNRVNYLNAGRLSALGARCYFLPVMNHSKIMIIDDREAVVGSQNLDILSFGVNFEVGIFFSQQEAVRNLLRIFDNWKKTSTPLKEKKRKIKWSDRLLLAIIKFLEPLF, encoded by the coding sequence ATGTCTTATCGCTTTTATACAAAATCTAGCAGCGTTTGGTCAGGTATGTACCAAGCCATTAGTCAGGCGCGGGAGTCTGTTTTTTTAGAAATGTATATTTTTTTAGAAGACACCAGCGAGACTCATGACTTTGTGGGCTTATTGGTTACTAAAGCCGAGGCGGGTGTTTCCGTCGCTTTGGTTTTAGATGCTTTTGGCAGTTATAGTTTATCAAAAGAGGCGATCAAAAGACTGAAAACAGCCGGCGTCGACTTACATTTTTTTAGCCACCTTCTTTATCGCAGTCACCGAAAAATATTGGTTATTGATAAAAAATTAGCCTTTATTGGCGGGGCGAATATCAAGAAAAATACTCAGCAGTGGAATGATTTAACAATGCGGGTTTCGGGGGCGGTGGTGAAACCGATTATAAAAAGCTTTGCTTATACTTACAAAATTTCTGGTGGCAAGAATCTGCAAATTTTAGCCTATTCAGAACAGGCTTTATCAAGAAAAATTAAGGCGTGGGTAGTTGATAATTGGCCACGTTCGCGTAAGGCCTATTATCTGGATAGTTATTACCGAGAGAAAATCGTTAACGCTCAGAAAAGTGTTAAGATGACTTCTCCTTATTTAGCCCCCCCACGTTGGTTAATGGCTCTTATTGATGGCGCCCTAAGGCGGGGCGTGCGGGTGGAAATTTTAATGCCAAAAAATACTGATCACCGCTCCTTAAATAGGGTTAATTATTTAAATGCGGGGCGACTAAGCGCTCTCGGTGCCCGCTGTTATTTTCTTCCCGTGATGAATCATTCTAAAATAATGATTATTGATGATAGGGAGGCCGTGGTCGGTTCGCAAAATTTAGATATTTTGTCTTTTGGCGTAAATTTTGAAGTCGGTATTTTCTTTTCTCAACAAGAGGCGGTCCGAAATCTGCTCAGAATTTTTGATAATTGGAAAAAGACCAGCACCCCACTTAAAGAGAAGAAGAGAAAAATAAAATGGTCTGATCGCTTGTTGTTGGCCATAATTAAGTTTTTAGAACCACTTTTTTAA
- the tsaD gene encoding tRNA (adenosine(37)-N6)-threonylcarbamoyltransferase complex transferase subunit TsaD (Derived by automated computational analysis using gene prediction method: Protein Homology. GO_process: GO:0006400 - tRNA modification [Evidence IEA]), whose amino-acid sequence MKILGIESSCDETAASVVEVDEISGGNKTLSNVISSQIAIHKKYGGVIPEVAAREHVLNILPVITEALETAKVNPEELDLLGVTSGPGLITSLISGVETARALAAVWQKPLVGVNHIAGHIYSGFLDQNTSPQFPVIILTVSGGHTNLVLMKDWEDFEVIGETLDDAAGEAFDKGAKMLGLGYPGGPAIGKAAADFSARGQGTNLKFPRPLLGKGFNFSFSGLKTALLYKLQKDPTWSKRVSEYAFAYQEAIIDVLVAKALAAVKKYQPRAVTLSGGVSANARLREVLKNKLTEHHSDLTLRIPDFAYTTDNAAMIALAAYYANRAGAPSAWQNLKVKVNFSL is encoded by the coding sequence ATGAAAATACTAGGCATTGAAAGTAGTTGTGACGAAACGGCCGCTTCAGTTGTGGAAGTTGATGAAATTAGCGGTGGCAACAAAACCTTAAGTAATGTTATTTCTTCACAAATTGCTATCCATAAAAAATATGGTGGCGTCATACCTGAGGTCGCGGCGCGCGAGCATGTTTTAAATATCTTGCCGGTCATTACTGAGGCTTTAGAGACTGCCAAAGTGAACCCCGAGGAACTTGATTTATTAGGAGTCACTTCCGGCCCCGGCCTAATAACTTCCCTAATTTCTGGAGTAGAGACCGCCCGGGCCTTAGCCGCGGTTTGGCAAAAACCCTTAGTTGGCGTTAACCACATTGCCGGCCATATTTATTCCGGCTTCCTCGACCAAAATACCTCACCCCAATTTCCGGTGATTATTTTAACTGTTTCCGGGGGACATACTAATTTAGTCTTAATGAAAGACTGGGAAGATTTTGAAGTGATTGGCGAAACCTTAGACGATGCGGCCGGCGAAGCCTTTGATAAAGGGGCAAAAATGCTGGGGCTCGGCTATCCTGGCGGGCCAGCGATAGGAAAGGCGGCCGCCGATTTTAGCGCTCGCGGCCAAGGTACCAATCTAAAATTTCCTCGCCCTTTACTAGGCAAAGGTTTTAACTTTTCTTTTTCTGGCTTAAAAACGGCGCTTCTTTATAAATTACAAAAAGATCCCACCTGGTCTAAAAGAGTTTCGGAATATGCCTTTGCTTACCAAGAGGCAATTATTGATGTTTTAGTGGCTAAGGCATTAGCGGCGGTAAAAAAATACCAACCGCGGGCTGTTACTCTTTCTGGAGGTGTTAGTGCCAACGCTCGCTTACGCGAAGTTTTAAAAAATAAACTTACTGAGCATCACTCCGACTTAACTTTAAGAATCCCGGATTTTGCTTACACCACTGACAACGCGGCGATGATTGCCTTGGCTGCCTACTATGCCAACCGGGCGGGAGCACCTAGCGCTTGGCAAAATTTAAAAGTTAAGGTAAACTTCTCCTTATAG
- a CDS encoding hypothetical protein (Derived by automated computational analysis using gene prediction method: Protein Homology.), with amino-acid sequence MLNKKFFADLIANYREQSQSRREIIAATAPILFAAKTAIFSLHRGEEEKARQNLETATAALKTLQTDYPLERLEEEGAYRAAVEEFAEASFLEQAVLKNTLSANSEVTLNYEAYLGGLCDLVGELVRLATNRAAAGQLEAPAELKVLADEVLAALAPANFTSYLRTKYDQANSHLRKLEQMAYEIRLRQNA; translated from the coding sequence ATGCTTAATAAGAAATTTTTTGCTGATTTAATTGCTAACTACCGGGAGCAATCCCAATCACGACGAGAAATTATCGCCGCCACTGCCCCGATTTTGTTTGCGGCTAAAACAGCCATCTTCTCCCTACACCGAGGCGAAGAAGAAAAGGCGCGCCAAAATTTAGAGACAGCCACTGCTGCTTTAAAAACTTTACAAACCGACTATCCGCTGGAGCGATTAGAAGAAGAAGGTGCTTACCGAGCGGCGGTTGAAGAATTTGCCGAAGCTTCGTTCTTGGAACAAGCAGTTTTAAAAAATACTTTAAGTGCTAACTCTGAGGTTACCTTAAACTACGAGGCTTACTTGGGTGGCTTATGCGATTTAGTTGGCGAGTTAGTCCGTCTAGCAACTAACCGAGCCGCGGCGGGACAACTTGAGGCGCCGGCCGAATTAAAAGTTTTGGCTGATGAGGTTTTGGCGGCATTAGCGCCGGCAAATTTTACCAGCTACCTGCGAACAAAATACGATCAAGCCAATAGCCACCTGCGCAAACTTGAACAGATGGCTTACGAAATTCGTTTACGTCAAAACGCATGA
- a CDS encoding metallophosphoesterase family protein (Derived by automated computational analysis using gene prediction method: Protein Homology. GO_function: GO:0042578 - phosphoric ester hydrolase activity [Evidence IEA]; GO_function: GO:0046872 - metal ion binding [Evidence IEA]), whose product MSLVAIFSDLHDNLNNLDLFLTKARAQKVAALIFTGDLTSAETLNYLASQWDKPLYLVGGNADLFRSTDTKKRPHLIYDENYLDFTYENFDFLIAHKPTDLKKILATNTVYDFAFYGHTHRPWIKNEGGVIIANPGNLKDGFGQATYALLDTRSGYLKLKRLSD is encoded by the coding sequence ATGAGCTTAGTGGCGATTTTTTCCGACCTGCATGACAACCTAAATAACTTAGATTTATTTTTAACTAAGGCCCGCGCCCAAAAAGTCGCGGCCCTTATTTTTACCGGCGACTTAACGAGCGCCGAAACCTTGAATTATCTTGCCTCGCAGTGGGACAAGCCGCTTTATTTAGTTGGCGGCAATGCCGACCTCTTTCGAAGCACTGATACTAAAAAGCGCCCCCACCTTATTTATGACGAGAATTATTTAGATTTTACTTACGAGAATTTTGACTTCTTAATTGCCCACAAGCCGACTGATTTAAAAAAAATTCTCGCTACTAACACTGTTTACGATTTCGCTTTTTACGGTCACACCCACCGCCCTTGGATAAAAAATGAAGGCGGCGTAATTATCGCCAACCCCGGTAATTTAAAAGATGGGTTCGGCCAAGCCACCTACGCTCTTTTAGATACGAGGAGTGGCTACTTAAAATTAAAAAGACTAAGTGATTAA
- a CDS encoding GspE/PulE family protein (Derived by automated computational analysis using gene prediction method: Protein Homology. GO_function: GO:0005524 - ATP binding [Evidence IEA]; GO_process: GO:0009306 - protein secretion [Evidence IEA]), translating into MNLSSIDNLITDEEPEEGSALDNFSRKQKEIKAREIEREAERQARLLGLPYINLGSFPISSDALGLVEEMRARDLNLVCFFYDGKDFRLGTTNPTTEVKEFAEELQKKLYANGVLFFISENSLQHALELYKNLPKVTPYTGTVEISPQKLVEFQEDLADYRKLNERINEVNISDVITLILAAAIRSGSSDVHVEAEARGSVIRLRIDGVLHEAAVITGEKWRRIATRLKILAKAKINITNQPQDGRFSVRLDDRKLDVRCSFLPTAFGESVVLRLLDSSAQSLSFERLGLRAEVLKILKAQIKKPNGMILTAGPTGSGKTTTLYAILNELNKPNIKIITLENPIEYQLPGINQSQISEDKGYTFAEALRSVLRQDPNILMVGEIRDSETAKIALQSSITGHLVLSTVHTNDAAGVIPRLLDLEVEPYLLPPSLNAVIGQRLVRRLCPHCRKPHKLSNLEKEQINKIIGVISPKSGVSVPDQLPQLWKVGEGCPECSYTGYHGRIGIYELFTMDEKIKQLTIDRAPSFKILQQAIENGMITMLQDGILKCFEGITSIEEVYRVVGDFDYINEIYDIVISQTIGRGLIIKETDLAQARETTIDIKALSEQVKVISPREIVNLIMSLAIVKDAGDVHIEPTDNLVKVRFRIDGVLHDITNLPKTSYLPVLAEMKILAGFETNVKRATLDGRFSLHLPQRKMDCRISIIAGGYGETIVIRLLSAAAVSLDLEELGVSGPSFDCLTKAMSKTKGIIITTGPTGSGKTTTLYAILNKLNRPDIKIITVEDPIEYQLPGTIQTQIDTERGYTFASAMRSLLRQNPNIMMIGEIRDAETAKIAIEAASTGHLVLSTIHANSAAGAISRFSGLGVERQALANALEFSIGQRLVRRLCKHCRQPAHIDEETLSRVRSILLQVKNPRIKIPQDLIFYTAPGCEHCNHIGYKGRVGIYETITTTPTIMKLIQDNLITDYEIEQAAIAEGMVPIVVDGILKALAGETSLDEIFRVI; encoded by the coding sequence ATGAATCTGAGCTCCATTGACAATTTAATTACCGACGAGGAGCCAGAAGAAGGCTCGGCGTTAGATAACTTTTCTCGAAAACAGAAAGAAATTAAAGCCCGCGAAATTGAACGCGAAGCGGAAAGACAAGCCCGACTACTCGGACTTCCTTATATTAATCTCGGTAGCTTTCCGATCAGCAGCGACGCCTTAGGTTTAGTAGAAGAAATGAGGGCTCGCGACTTAAACTTAGTTTGCTTTTTTTATGACGGCAAAGATTTTAGATTAGGGACGACTAACCCCACGACTGAAGTAAAAGAATTTGCCGAAGAGCTCCAAAAAAAATTATACGCCAATGGAGTATTATTTTTTATCTCTGAAAATAGTTTGCAACACGCTCTTGAGCTTTACAAAAACCTGCCGAAAGTTACCCCCTACACCGGCACGGTCGAGATCAGCCCCCAAAAATTAGTAGAGTTCCAAGAAGACTTAGCTGATTACCGCAAGTTAAACGAGCGCATCAACGAAGTTAACATCAGCGATGTTATTACTTTAATATTGGCGGCTGCCATTCGTTCCGGATCTAGCGATGTCCACGTTGAGGCGGAAGCTCGCGGCTCGGTTATTCGCCTCCGCATTGATGGCGTTTTGCACGAAGCGGCGGTGATTACTGGTGAGAAGTGGCGACGAATAGCCACCCGTCTAAAAATTCTTGCTAAGGCAAAAATTAATATCACCAATCAACCTCAGGATGGCCGTTTTAGTGTTCGCCTTGACGACCGTAAACTTGATGTCCGGTGCTCCTTTTTGCCAACAGCTTTTGGTGAGAGCGTGGTACTGCGCTTACTTGATTCTTCGGCGCAATCTTTATCTTTTGAGCGCCTGGGCTTAAGAGCAGAAGTTTTAAAAATACTCAAAGCTCAAATCAAAAAACCAAACGGCATGATTTTGACCGCCGGCCCAACTGGTTCCGGAAAAACGACGACTCTTTATGCGATTTTAAACGAATTAAATAAACCGAATATAAAGATTATTACTCTAGAAAATCCGATTGAATATCAGTTACCCGGGATTAACCAGAGCCAAATTTCTGAAGATAAGGGCTATACTTTTGCCGAGGCCTTGCGCTCCGTCTTGCGTCAAGATCCAAATATTTTAATGGTAGGTGAAATCCGCGATTCAGAAACAGCTAAGATTGCTTTACAATCTTCAATTACTGGCCATTTAGTTTTATCAACCGTACACACCAACGATGCCGCGGGTGTGATTCCGCGCTTATTAGATTTAGAAGTTGAACCTTATCTACTGCCACCGTCTCTAAACGCCGTTATCGGGCAACGTTTAGTGCGCCGTCTTTGCCCGCACTGCCGCAAGCCTCACAAGTTGAGTAACCTCGAAAAAGAACAAATTAATAAAATTATTGGGGTCATTTCCCCCAAGTCAGGGGTGAGTGTTCCCGACCAGTTACCTCAACTCTGGAAAGTAGGCGAGGGGTGCCCGGAATGCAGTTACACCGGCTATCATGGCCGAATTGGAATTTACGAACTATTTACGATGGATGAAAAAATAAAACAGCTCACCATTGATCGGGCCCCGTCTTTTAAAATTCTCCAACAAGCCATTGAGAACGGAATGATTACCATGCTTCAAGATGGTATTTTAAAGTGCTTTGAAGGTATTACTTCAATTGAAGAGGTTTACCGTGTGGTCGGTGACTTTGATTATATCAACGAAATTTACGATATCGTTATTTCTCAAACTATTGGTCGCGGTCTAATCATCAAGGAGACGGACCTAGCCCAAGCGAGAGAAACCACAATTGATATTAAAGCCCTTTCAGAACAGGTTAAAGTAATCTCACCCCGAGAAATTGTTAATTTAATTATGTCGCTAGCGATAGTTAAAGACGCGGGCGATGTTCATATTGAGCCCACTGACAATTTAGTTAAAGTTCGCTTCCGAATTGACGGGGTCTTACACGACATCACTAACCTCCCGAAAACTTCCTATTTACCGGTTCTAGCGGAAATGAAAATTTTAGCCGGTTTTGAAACTAACGTGAAGCGCGCCACTCTTGATGGTCGCTTTAGCTTACACCTACCGCAACGAAAAATGGATTGTCGTATTTCGATTATCGCGGGCGGCTATGGAGAAACCATTGTAATTCGTTTATTATCGGCGGCGGCAGTGAGTCTGGATTTAGAGGAACTGGGCGTTAGCGGCCCTTCTTTTGATTGTTTGACTAAGGCGATGTCGAAGACTAAGGGTATTATTATTACGACCGGACCAACTGGCTCTGGTAAAACCACGACCCTCTACGCCATTTTGAATAAGTTAAACCGACCTGATATTAAAATTATCACCGTTGAGGATCCGATTGAGTATCAACTACCAGGAACTATTCAAACCCAGATTGATACCGAACGGGGCTACACTTTTGCCTCGGCTATGCGTTCCTTGTTGCGTCAAAATCCAAACATCATGATGATTGGTGAAATTCGCGATGCGGAAACAGCCAAAATTGCCATTGAAGCGGCCTCCACTGGCCACTTAGTGCTCTCGACGATTCATGCTAATTCGGCGGCCGGAGCGATTTCTCGCTTCTCTGGTTTAGGTGTCGAGCGTCAAGCCCTGGCTAACGCCTTAGAATTTTCTATTGGCCAACGGTTAGTTCGACGGCTTTGTAAGCATTGCCGCCAACCCGCACACATCGATGAGGAAACACTTAGCCGCGTGCGCAGTATTTTATTACAAGTTAAAAACCCGCGAATTAAAATCCCTCAAGATTTAATATTTTATACCGCTCCCGGCTGCGAGCACTGCAACCATATTGGCTATAAAGGAAGAGTAGGAATCTATGAGACTATTACCACCACCCCCACCATTATGAAGCTGATTCAGGATAACCTCATTACTGATTATGAGATTGAGCAAGCAGCGATTGCCGAAGGAATGGTGCCGATTGTAGTTGATGGTATCTTAAAAGCCTTAGCTGGAGAAACCAGTTTAGACGAAATTTTCAGAGTAATTTAA
- a CDS encoding patatin-like phospholipase family protein (Derived by automated computational analysis using gene prediction method: Protein Homology.), producing MKTKNNPKKIGLALGGGGQRGFALLGVLQALEETGIKIDLISGASIGSLVAACYALSLEAAATTEYLLERARSLKRIGLSDLRLSPGLIKGETLENILKEIFEAQTFTSTKIPLRVAVTDLSGGAGKIIKSGSLASAVCASCSVPLIFEPLKLKNRYFVDGGLSDPVPVKTLKEAGAEIIIAVNLYHRHEFVNEEFNLVKAALRSSRIALYHLAKHSIQSANLIISPDLSAYVDKKPSQLLTEKNLAEMVAIGYQETKKQLPKLKRLLAT from the coding sequence ATGAAAACAAAAAATAATCCTAAAAAAATCGGCCTCGCTTTAGGTGGCGGCGGCCAGCGCGGCTTTGCCCTTTTAGGGGTCTTACAAGCCTTAGAGGAAACAGGAATAAAAATAGATCTTATTAGTGGGGCCTCAATTGGTTCTTTGGTGGCGGCTTGTTATGCGCTGTCTTTAGAGGCAGCCGCGACCACGGAATACTTGCTGGAGCGGGCACGATCTTTAAAAAGAATTGGCTTGTCTGATTTACGCCTATCGCCAGGACTGATTAAGGGTGAGACCTTAGAAAATATTTTGAAAGAAATTTTTGAGGCCCAAACTTTTACCAGCACTAAAATCCCTTTGCGGGTTGCGGTAACGGATTTAAGCGGTGGCGCCGGCAAAATCATTAAAAGCGGTTCTTTAGCAAGTGCGGTTTGTGCCAGCTGTTCCGTGCCTTTAATTTTTGAACCGCTGAAATTAAAAAATCGTTATTTTGTTGACGGCGGCTTAAGCGATCCGGTGCCGGTTAAAACTCTTAAAGAGGCCGGCGCCGAAATTATTATTGCCGTTAATTTATATCATCGCCATGAGTTTGTTAACGAAGAATTTAATTTAGTTAAAGCCGCCCTGCGCAGCTCGCGGATTGCTCTTTACCATCTAGCTAAGCATTCAATTCAAAGCGCGAATTTAATAATTAGCCCCGATCTCTCCGCTTATGTTGATAAAAAACCCAGCCAGCTGCTTACCGAAAAAAACCTGGCAGAGATGGTTGCTATCGGGTACCAAGAAACAAAAAAACAACTTCCTAAACTTAAACGTCTTTTAGCTACCTAA
- the uvrA gene encoding excinuclease ABC subunit UvrA (Derived by automated computational analysis using gene prediction method: Protein Homology. GO_component: GO:0009380 - excinuclease repair complex [Evidence IEA]; GO_function: GO:0009381 - excinuclease ABC activity [Evidence IEA]; GO_process: GO:0006289 - nucleotide-excision repair [Evidence IEA]) gives MAVDFIKIKGARANNLKNLSLTIPRNQLTVITGLSGSGKSSLAFDTIYAEGQRRYVESLSSYARQFMDLSDRPEVDIIEGLSPAISIDQRTIGNNPRSTVGTITEIYDYLRLLYARAGVPYCPHCGAKLKKIKCQKDSPEAAKVNGGWECLACGYCRLPLEARDFSFNSTAGACPTCTGLGTELLVEESLIFNQKLSLAQGAIKVLSFNNSNRQQELLRDLAALAAREGFTLDTEIRDLKEDQKKALLHGDSKFDGIVSYLNKRYQETRSNFVKQELEKAMLSFTCRSCEGARLNLEALAVKFHNYNLAALADLDLDSFSEVLNKWLAAKTGLTAVTQPILNEVLKKVTFLQHVGLGYLSLSRGAASLSGGEAQRLRLATQAGAGLSGVIYILDEPSIGLHERDNQKLIEILKSLRDNGNTVIVVEHDAQMIRSADYLIDIGPGAGDYGGEIIYAGPPSEIVDCPQSLTGDYLAGRKKIQPRGRDHLGMGKFLEIIGASEHNLKNIDVRLPLGKLVAITGVSGSGKSTLMNDILAKTLNRHFYRAKAIPGKHKKIIGLENIDKVIAIDQSPIGRTPRSNPATYTGIFSYVRDLYANLSESKTRGLTAGDFSFNVPGGRCEACRGDGVIKVEMQFLADVYLNCEACGGQRFKPKVLAVKYQGKNIFEVLNLTVKEALSFFRDQSALHHKLEILDQVGLGYIKLGQAATTFSGGEAQRIKLATELARRSTGRTLYILDEPTTGLHFADIDRLLKVLNLLVEQGNTVLVIEHNLDLIKTCDWLIDLGPEGGKMGGHVVAAGTPAQVAKVKESYTGQYLRKLK, from the coding sequence ATGGCGGTTGATTTTATAAAAATAAAAGGGGCACGCGCGAACAATTTAAAAAATTTAAGCCTAACGATTCCACGCAATCAATTAACCGTGATTACTGGCTTGTCTGGTTCCGGTAAATCCTCATTGGCTTTTGACACGATTTATGCTGAGGGGCAGCGTCGCTATGTTGAATCATTGTCTTCTTACGCCCGCCAATTTATGGATCTAAGTGATCGCCCGGAGGTGGATATTATTGAAGGTTTATCACCCGCGATTTCTATTGATCAGCGTACCATCGGCAACAACCCGCGTTCAACCGTGGGCACGATTACGGAAATTTATGATTATCTGCGCCTACTCTATGCTCGAGCCGGCGTTCCTTATTGCCCTCATTGTGGTGCTAAGTTAAAAAAAATTAAGTGCCAAAAAGATAGTCCGGAAGCCGCCAAGGTTAATGGTGGTTGGGAGTGTTTAGCTTGCGGCTACTGCCGTCTACCGCTCGAAGCTCGCGATTTTTCTTTTAACTCTACCGCCGGCGCTTGTCCAACTTGTACCGGATTGGGAACAGAATTGCTGGTAGAGGAAAGTTTAATCTTTAATCAAAAATTAAGTTTAGCTCAAGGGGCAATTAAGGTTTTATCTTTTAATAATTCTAACCGTCAGCAAGAGTTACTTCGCGATCTAGCGGCCCTGGCGGCTCGCGAGGGTTTTACCTTGGATACGGAAATTAGAGATTTAAAAGAAGATCAAAAAAAAGCTTTATTGCATGGTGATTCTAAATTTGACGGCATCGTCTCTTACTTAAATAAACGTTATCAGGAAACGCGATCAAACTTTGTTAAACAGGAGCTTGAAAAAGCGATGTTATCTTTTACGTGCCGCAGTTGCGAGGGCGCGCGTTTAAATCTTGAGGCCTTGGCCGTAAAATTCCATAATTATAATTTAGCTGCTTTAGCCGATTTAGATCTTGATTCTTTTTCTGAGGTACTTAATAAATGGTTAGCGGCGAAAACCGGCCTAACCGCTGTCACTCAGCCAATCTTAAATGAGGTCTTAAAAAAGGTAACATTTTTACAACACGTTGGCTTGGGCTATTTAAGTTTATCGCGCGGGGCGGCCAGTCTTTCTGGTGGCGAAGCGCAACGTTTACGCCTGGCCACTCAAGCTGGAGCGGGCCTAAGTGGTGTCATCTATATTTTAGACGAGCCCTCAATTGGTTTGCACGAAAGGGATAACCAGAAACTGATTGAAATTTTAAAGAGTTTGCGGGATAACGGTAATACCGTAATTGTCGTTGAGCATGATGCGCAAATGATACGGTCGGCGGACTACTTAATTGATATTGGTCCCGGGGCGGGTGATTATGGCGGCGAGATTATTTATGCCGGTCCCCCTAGCGAGATTGTTGACTGTCCGCAGTCTTTAACCGGTGATTATTTAGCCGGTCGTAAAAAAATTCAACCGCGTGGTCGCGATCATTTAGGGATGGGTAAATTCTTAGAAATTATTGGCGCCAGCGAACATAATTTAAAAAATATTGATGTGCGTTTACCGCTGGGTAAGTTGGTGGCGATTACTGGAGTCTCAGGTTCGGGAAAATCTACCCTAATGAATGATATTTTAGCCAAGACTTTAAATCGTCATTTTTATCGAGCCAAAGCTATCCCGGGCAAACATAAGAAAATCATCGGCCTGGAAAATATTGATAAAGTGATTGCTATTGATCAGTCTCCAATTGGGCGGACGCCTCGGTCTAACCCCGCCACCTATACGGGTATTTTTAGCTATGTTCGTGATCTCTATGCAAATTTATCGGAATCAAAAACCCGCGGCTTAACGGCGGGAGATTTTTCCTTTAATGTTCCCGGTGGTCGCTGTGAAGCTTGTCGCGGCGACGGGGTGATAAAAGTGGAGATGCAATTTTTGGCGGATGTTTATTTGAATTGCGAAGCTTGTGGGGGGCAACGCTTTAAACCTAAAGTTCTCGCCGTTAAGTATCAGGGAAAAAATATTTTTGAAGTTCTTAATTTAACAGTTAAAGAAGCCCTTTCTTTTTTTCGCGACCAAAGCGCGCTGCATCATAAGTTAGAAATCTTAGATCAGGTTGGTTTGGGTTATATAAAACTAGGTCAAGCCGCGACGACCTTTTCTGGTGGTGAAGCCCAACGAATTAAGCTCGCAACAGAGCTAGCCAGACGTTCAACCGGTCGAACTCTTTATATTTTAGACGAGCCCACCACCGGCCTTCATTTTGCCGATATCGATCGCCTCTTAAAAGTTCTTAATCTTTTAGTTGAGCAAGGGAATACGGTTTTGGTTATTGAACACAATCTAGATTTAATTAAAACTTGCGACTGGCTGATTGATCTTGGGCCTGAGGGCGGAAAGATGGGGGGACACGTAGTCGCCGCTGGGACGCCCGCTCAGGTAGCTAAAGTAAAAGAAAGTTATACCGGCCAATATCTAAGAAAATTGAAATAA